In Methylobacterium aquaticum, the following are encoded in one genomic region:
- the kdpB gene encoding potassium-transporting ATPase subunit KdpB encodes MAQTQKPSLLDAGLIGPACLGAVTKLDPRQMVKNPVMFVVEVVAAFTTLLFVRDLVTGGQDLAFTGQIILWLWFTVLFANFAEAVAEGRGKAQADSLRRTRTETTAKLLAGPAAAAGGPRAPYETVPGAGLKVGDVVLVEAGDVIPSDGEVIEGIASVNEAAITGESAPVIRESGGDRSAVTGGTQVLSDWIRVRITAAAGSTFIDRMIALVEGASRQKTPNEIALNILLAGLTIVFVFAVGSIPSFAAYAGGAIPLAVLVALFVTLIPTTIGALLSAIGIAGMDRLVRFNVLAMSGRAVEAAGDVDTLLLDKTGTITLGNRQATEFRPVRGVTPGTLADAAQLASLADETPEGRSIVVLAKEAHGLRARDMASLNATFVPFTAQSRMSGIDLDGSSIRKGAVEAVIASLESAPALVGAGAAARVLQPRLDPMAAQEIRAIAEEIAKAGGTPLAVARDGKLLGVIHLKDIVKGGIRERFAELRRMGIRTVMITGDNPMTAAAIAAEAGVDDFLAQATPEDKLALIRKEQAQGKLVAMCGDGTNDAPALAQADVGVAMNTGTVAAREAGNMVDLDSDPTKLIEIVEIGKQLLMTRGALTTFSIANDVAKYFAIIPAMFVGLYPQLQALNVMGLASPQSAILSAIIFNALIIVALIPLALRGVSYRAVGAAALLRRNLLIYGLGGILVPFAGIKVIDLAVSALHLA; translated from the coding sequence ATGGCCCAGACCCAAAAACCCTCTCTCCTCGATGCCGGCCTGATCGGCCCGGCCTGCCTCGGCGCGGTCACGAAGCTCGATCCGCGCCAGATGGTGAAGAACCCCGTGATGTTCGTGGTCGAGGTCGTGGCGGCCTTCACCACCCTGCTGTTCGTCCGCGACCTCGTCACCGGCGGGCAGGATCTCGCCTTCACCGGCCAGATCATCCTCTGGCTGTGGTTCACCGTGCTGTTCGCCAACTTCGCCGAGGCGGTGGCGGAAGGGCGCGGCAAGGCGCAGGCCGATTCCCTGCGCCGCACCCGCACCGAGACGACCGCGAAGCTCCTGGCCGGCCCCGCCGCCGCCGCCGGCGGCCCGCGGGCTCCCTATGAGACCGTGCCCGGCGCCGGCCTGAAGGTCGGCGACGTGGTGCTGGTCGAGGCCGGCGACGTGATCCCGTCGGACGGCGAGGTGATCGAGGGCATCGCCTCGGTCAACGAGGCGGCGATCACCGGCGAATCCGCCCCCGTCATCCGCGAATCCGGCGGCGACCGCTCGGCAGTGACCGGCGGCACGCAGGTGCTCTCCGACTGGATCCGGGTGCGGATCACGGCGGCCGCCGGCTCGACCTTCATCGACCGGATGATCGCGCTCGTCGAGGGCGCCTCGCGGCAGAAGACCCCCAACGAGATCGCGCTCAACATCCTGCTCGCCGGCCTCACCATCGTGTTCGTGTTCGCAGTCGGCTCGATCCCGAGCTTTGCCGCGTATGCCGGCGGCGCGATTCCCCTCGCCGTGCTGGTGGCCCTCTTCGTCACCCTGATCCCGACCACGATCGGGGCTTTGCTCTCGGCGATCGGCATCGCCGGCATGGACCGGCTGGTGCGGTTCAACGTGCTCGCCATGTCGGGCCGGGCCGTCGAGGCGGCGGGCGACGTCGACACGCTGCTCCTCGACAAGACCGGCACGATCACGCTGGGCAACCGCCAGGCGACCGAGTTCCGGCCGGTGCGCGGCGTCACCCCCGGCACGCTGGCCGATGCGGCCCAGCTCGCCTCGCTCGCCGACGAGACCCCGGAGGGCCGCTCGATCGTGGTGCTCGCCAAGGAGGCGCACGGCCTGCGCGCCCGCGACATGGCAAGCCTCAATGCCACCTTCGTGCCGTTCACCGCGCAGTCGCGGATGTCGGGCATCGACCTCGACGGGTCGTCGATCCGCAAAGGGGCGGTCGAGGCGGTGATCGCGAGCCTCGAATCCGCCCCGGCGCTGGTCGGTGCGGGCGCCGCCGCCCGGGTGCTGCAACCCCGCCTCGACCCGATGGCGGCCCAGGAGATCCGCGCCATCGCCGAGGAGATCGCCAAGGCCGGCGGCACGCCGCTGGCGGTGGCCCGCGACGGCAAGCTCCTCGGCGTCATCCACCTCAAGGACATCGTCAAGGGCGGCATCCGGGAGCGCTTCGCCGAGCTTCGCCGGATGGGCATCCGCACGGTGATGATCACCGGCGACAACCCGATGACCGCGGCGGCGATCGCCGCCGAGGCCGGCGTCGACGATTTCCTGGCCCAGGCCACGCCGGAGGACAAGCTGGCGCTCATCCGCAAGGAGCAGGCGCAGGGCAAGCTGGTGGCGATGTGCGGCGACGGCACCAACGACGCGCCCGCGCTCGCCCAGGCCGATGTCGGCGTGGCGATGAATACCGGCACGGTGGCGGCCCGCGAGGCCGGCAACATGGTCGACCTCGATTCCGACCCGACCAAGCTCATCGAGATCGTCGAGATCGGCAAGCAGCTGCTGATGACGCGGGGCGCGCTCACCACCTTCTCGATCGCCAACGACGTGGCGAAGTACTTCGCCATCATCCCGGCGATGTTCGTCGGGCTCTACCCGCAGCTCCAGGCCCTCAACGTGATGGGGCTGGCCTCGCCCCAGAGCGCGATCCTGTCGGCGATCATCTTCAACGCTCTGATCATCGTGGCGCTGATCCCGCTGGCTCTGCGCGGGGTGAGCTACCGCGCCGTCGGCGCCGCCGCGTTGCTGCGGCGCAACCTCCTGATCTATGGTCTCGGCGGGATCCTGGTGCCGTTCGCCGGCATCAAGGTGATCGATCTCGCCGTGAGCGCCCTCCATCTGGCTTAG
- a CDS encoding carboxylate-amine ligase produces the protein MTGPAYRFGIEEEFFLADAASRGTPRSGVRGFHAAAKALLPAAERELLQSQIEIATPPATEMEEARSGLASLRRGLAEIGRAHGILVLAAGTHPGAAWDAQRPTDGARYHGILNEVRMIGQRTLVSGMHVHVEVARPDDRVDLMNRLLPFLPVLLALSVSSPFWQGRDTGLAGYRLSVFGEMPRTGLPELFASAAEFERYVAVMVQAGAIQDASFLWWHLRPSIRYPTLELRIADSCTRVEDAVAIAGLYRCLVRAAERRSDLNAGLDPVARAVIRENLWRAQRDGVRAALIDPEAGRAVPYGEALETVLALVAEDAAELGCEPALEAARRIARDGTSADRQRAAYASARGEDGDDAAGIAAVVDALARETEGRA, from the coding sequence ATGACCGGCCCCGCCTACCGCTTCGGCATCGAGGAGGAGTTCTTCCTGGCGGATGCCGCGTCCCGCGGGACGCCCCGCTCCGGCGTGCGCGGTTTCCACGCCGCCGCCAAGGCGCTGCTGCCGGCGGCCGAGCGCGAATTGCTCCAGAGCCAGATCGAGATCGCGACGCCGCCGGCGACGGAGATGGAGGAGGCGAGGTCCGGCCTCGCGTCCTTGCGCAGGGGGCTTGCCGAGATCGGGCGGGCGCACGGCATCCTGGTCTTGGCCGCCGGCACCCATCCGGGCGCGGCCTGGGATGCGCAACGCCCGACCGACGGGGCGCGCTACCACGGCATCCTCAACGAGGTGCGGATGATCGGCCAGCGCACGCTGGTGAGCGGCATGCACGTCCATGTCGAGGTGGCCCGGCCCGACGACCGGGTCGACCTGATGAACCGGCTGCTGCCGTTCCTGCCGGTGCTGCTTGCCCTCTCGGTGTCCTCGCCGTTCTGGCAGGGGCGGGACACGGGGCTTGCCGGCTACCGCCTCAGCGTGTTCGGCGAGATGCCGCGCACCGGCCTGCCGGAGCTGTTCGCCTCGGCCGCCGAGTTCGAGCGCTACGTCGCCGTGATGGTGCAGGCCGGGGCGATCCAGGATGCGAGCTTCCTGTGGTGGCACCTGCGGCCCTCGATCCGCTACCCGACCCTGGAACTACGCATCGCCGACAGCTGCACCCGGGTCGAGGACGCCGTGGCGATCGCCGGGCTCTATCGCTGCCTCGTGCGCGCCGCCGAGCGCCGCTCCGACCTGAATGCCGGCCTCGATCCCGTCGCCCGGGCGGTGATCCGCGAGAACCTGTGGCGGGCCCAGCGCGACGGCGTGCGCGCCGCCCTGATCGATCCCGAGGCCGGGCGGGCGGTGCCCTACGGCGAGGCCCTGGAGACGGTGCTGGCGCTGGTCGCCGAGGATGCCGCGGAATTGGGCTGCGAGCCGGCCCTGGAGGCCGCCCGCCGCATCGCCCGCGACGGCACCAGCGCCGACCGCCAGCGCGCGGCCTACGCGTCCGCCCGGGGCGAGGACGGCGACGACGCGGCCGGCATCGCCGCGGTGGTGGACGCGCTGGCGCGGGAGACCGAGGGGCGGGCGTAG
- the kdpA gene encoding potassium-transporting ATPase subunit KdpA, which yields MTLSGWLQIALFCAVVLALVKPLGLYMTRVFTGASTPLSPVLRPIERGLYRLAGIDERHEQHWLTYAGAMLVFHAAGFVLLYGILRLQNLLPFNPADQSAVAPDLAFNTAASFVTNTNWQNYGGESTLSYLSQMLGLTHQNFLSAATGIALAVALIRGFARASARTVGSFWVDLTRCTLYVLLPLCIVYTLFLVWQGVPQTLAPYAEATTLEGAKQTIALGPVASQVAIKMLGTNGGGFFNANAAHPFENPTAWSNLIQMVSIFALGAALTNVFGRMVGDERQGWAILAAMGVLFLAGTAVTYWAEGAGNPLLNALGLQGGNLEGKELRFGIPGSALFAVVTTAASCGAVNAMHDAFTALGGLIPLVNMQLGEIIVGGVGAGLYGMLVFVVVAIFVAGLMVGRTPEYLGKKIEAREVKMAMLAILCLPLMMLGFTALATVLSAGLAGPANAGPHGFTEILYAFTSAAANNGSAFAGLSGNTPFYNLTLGAGMLVGRFFVIIPALAIAGSLAAKKTVPASAGTFPTDSGLFVGLLVGVILIVGGLTFLPSLALGPIVEHLAGTAGQTFAAAGN from the coding sequence ATGACGCTCTCAGGCTGGCTCCAGATCGCGCTGTTCTGCGCGGTCGTCCTCGCCCTGGTGAAGCCGCTCGGTCTCTACATGACCCGGGTCTTCACCGGCGCTTCCACCCCCCTCTCCCCCGTGCTGCGCCCGATCGAGCGCGGCCTCTACCGCCTCGCCGGCATCGACGAGCGCCACGAGCAGCACTGGCTGACTTACGCCGGCGCCATGCTGGTCTTCCACGCCGCCGGCTTCGTGCTGCTCTACGGCATCCTGCGGCTGCAGAACCTCCTGCCCTTCAACCCCGCCGACCAGTCCGCGGTGGCGCCGGACCTCGCCTTCAACACCGCCGCGAGCTTCGTCACCAACACCAACTGGCAGAATTACGGCGGCGAGAGCACCCTCTCCTACCTCTCCCAGATGCTGGGGCTGACGCACCAGAACTTCCTCTCGGCGGCGACCGGCATCGCGCTCGCCGTGGCGCTGATCCGGGGTTTCGCCCGGGCCTCGGCCCGCACGGTCGGCTCGTTCTGGGTCGATCTGACCCGCTGCACCCTCTACGTGCTGCTGCCGCTCTGCATCGTCTACACCCTGTTCCTGGTCTGGCAGGGCGTGCCGCAGACGCTGGCGCCCTACGCCGAGGCGACGACCCTGGAAGGGGCCAAGCAGACCATCGCCCTCGGCCCGGTGGCGAGCCAGGTGGCGATCAAGATGCTCGGCACCAATGGCGGCGGCTTCTTCAACGCCAATGCCGCCCACCCGTTCGAGAACCCGACCGCGTGGTCGAACCTCATCCAGATGGTGTCGATCTTCGCACTCGGCGCCGCGCTCACCAACGTGTTCGGCCGCATGGTCGGGGACGAGCGCCAGGGCTGGGCGATCCTCGCCGCGATGGGCGTGCTGTTCCTCGCCGGCACCGCCGTCACCTACTGGGCGGAGGGCGCCGGCAACCCGCTCCTGAACGCGCTCGGGCTCCAGGGCGGCAACCTCGAGGGCAAGGAGCTGCGCTTCGGCATCCCCGGCTCGGCGCTCTTCGCCGTGGTGACCACCGCCGCCTCCTGCGGCGCGGTGAACGCCATGCACGACGCCTTCACGGCGCTCGGCGGCCTGATCCCGCTCGTCAACATGCAGCTCGGCGAGATCATCGTCGGCGGCGTCGGCGCCGGCCTCTACGGCATGCTGGTCTTCGTGGTGGTGGCGATCTTCGTCGCCGGGCTGATGGTCGGGCGAACCCCGGAATATCTCGGCAAGAAGATCGAGGCCCGGGAGGTCAAGATGGCGATGCTCGCCATCCTCTGCCTGCCCTTGATGATGCTCGGCTTCACCGCGCTCGCCACGGTGCTGTCGGCCGGGCTGGCGGGTCCCGCGAATGCGGGTCCGCACGGCTTCACCGAGATCCTCTATGCCTTCACCTCGGCGGCGGCCAATAACGGCTCGGCCTTCGCGGGCCTGTCCGGCAACACCCCGTTCTACAACCTGACGCTGGGCGCCGGGATGCTGGTCGGGCGGTTCTTCGTCATCATCCCGGCGCTCGCCATCGCCGGCTCGCTCGCGGCGAAGAAGACGGTGCCGGCCTCCGCCGGGACCTTCCCGACCGATAGCGGCCTGTTCGTCGGCCTGCTCGTCGGGGTGATCCTGATCGTCGGCGGCCTGACCTTCCTGCCCTCGCTGGCGCTCGGACCGATCGTCGAGCACCTGGCCGGCACGGCGGGCCAGACCTTCGCGGCGGCGGGGAACTGA
- a CDS encoding cytochrome P450, with amino-acid sequence MTAHPSHVRPAPEGPRPVLARITPPARPLGPWRFLRTVVRNPLEAWPETIYREPHYTSSFLGNSSLFVMAPNLIRRVMVDEADAFEKSEVLRRALSPALGDAILTADGARWRWQRRAAAPIFRAERIRSFVPAMIAAAERTRDALAADAANGAEIDIAHTMMRTTFEIIAETMLSGPGGIDAARVERGITDYLESTSWIFALTLLRAPAWMPFPGRSKAERAKMYLRDELVRLAAEGRRTGTEGRNDLMSLLLAARDPETGQAMDDRDVADNLLTFVTAGHETTALALTWAFYLLSHHPESEALIAAEVEAATGGGKLRPEHLDALPYTRQVILEAMRLYPPVPVVVRAAIRDVDLDGIAVRSGTPITIPIYAVHRHATLWDEPERFDPARFSPDAMKVRDRYAYLPFAAGPRICIGMGFALSEAVAILAVLVRSLRFSLRPGYLPELKQRITLRPADGMPMRVTLR; translated from the coding sequence ATGACCGCGCATCCGTCCCATGTCCGTCCGGCGCCCGAGGGGCCGCGGCCGGTCCTCGCCCGGATCACGCCGCCGGCCCGGCCGCTCGGGCCGTGGCGCTTCCTGCGCACGGTGGTGCGCAACCCGCTCGAGGCCTGGCCCGAGACGATCTACCGCGAGCCGCACTACACCTCGAGCTTCCTCGGCAATTCCAGCCTGTTCGTGATGGCCCCGAACCTGATCCGCCGGGTGATGGTGGACGAGGCCGACGCGTTCGAGAAATCGGAGGTCCTGCGCCGCGCCCTCTCGCCGGCGTTGGGCGACGCGATCCTGACCGCCGACGGGGCGCGCTGGCGCTGGCAGCGCCGGGCGGCGGCGCCGATCTTCCGGGCCGAGCGCATCCGCAGCTTCGTGCCGGCGATGATCGCCGCCGCCGAGCGCACCCGCGACGCGCTGGCGGCCGATGCCGCCAACGGCGCCGAGATCGACATCGCCCACACGATGATGCGCACGACCTTCGAGATCATCGCCGAGACGATGCTCTCGGGGCCCGGCGGCATCGACGCCGCCCGGGTCGAGCGCGGCATCACCGACTACCTCGAATCGACGAGCTGGATCTTCGCGCTCACGCTTCTGCGGGCGCCGGCCTGGATGCCGTTCCCGGGCCGGTCCAAGGCCGAGCGGGCCAAGATGTACCTGCGCGACGAGCTCGTGCGGCTTGCCGCCGAAGGGCGCCGCACCGGCACCGAGGGGCGCAACGACCTGATGAGCCTGCTGCTCGCCGCCCGCGACCCGGAGACCGGCCAGGCGATGGACGACCGCGACGTCGCCGACAACCTGCTCACCTTCGTGACCGCCGGGCACGAGACCACCGCGCTCGCCCTCACCTGGGCGTTCTACCTGCTCTCCCACCACCCGGAGAGCGAGGCGCTGATCGCCGCCGAGGTCGAGGCGGCGACCGGGGGCGGGAAGCTGCGCCCCGAGCATCTCGATGCCCTGCCCTACACCCGCCAGGTGATCCTCGAGGCGATGCGGCTCTATCCGCCGGTGCCGGTGGTGGTGCGGGCGGCGATCCGCGACGTCGACCTCGACGGGATCGCGGTGAGGTCCGGAACGCCGATCACCATCCCGATCTACGCCGTCCACCGCCACGCCACCCTGTGGGACGAGCCGGAGCGCTTCGACCCCGCCCGCTTTTCCCCGGACGCCATGAAGGTCCGCGACCGCTACGCCTACCTGCCCTTCGCGGCCGGTCCCCGGATCTGCATCGGCATGGGCTTTGCCCTCTCGGAGGCGGTGGCGATCCTGGCGGTGCTGGTCCGCTCGCTCCGGTTCTCGCTGCGGCCCGGCTATCTGCCGGAGCTCAAGCAGCGCATCACCCTGCGCCCGGCGGACGGGATGCCGATGCGGGTGACGTTGCGCTGA
- a CDS encoding sensor histidine kinase has translation MREGMRDDLRPSPDALLAQARREAPGRGRLKIFLGAAPGVGKTYEMLTTAHARRREGIDVVVGVVETHGRPETEALVAGLEVLPRRVVAYGGGTLDEMDLDGLLARKPRLALVDELAHTNAPGSRHPKRYLDVEELLQAGIDVHTTLNIQHVESLNDVVAQITRIRVRETVPDSILDRADDIEVIDLSPGDLIQRLHEGKVYLPRQAERALKHYFSPGNLTALRELALRRTAQQVDDQLVTHMRAHAIPGPWAAGERVLVCVSEDPRSAGLVRTAKRLADRLRAPFTALTIESRRSAHLGEAERDRIADTLRLAERLGGETATLPSQGRIADDVVAFAREHNVTHVVIGKSTRSRWFELVNGSVVHDLLRRSGPISVLVVAGEEAAGAPAAHKGVRTAPPPRPGPLPYLAALATVAGALGLGLVLQSSLGHESTDLVFLTAVVAVAVRFGLYPSLAAVLASSLAYNFFFLPPLYTFTIADPTNVVALFFFTLVAVVVSNLAGRVRAEATISGARSRATEALYGFSRKLASCGTLDDVLWATAYQIALMLRLRVVLLLPETGGVNAGTVTVMAGYPPEDFLDEADLAAAKWTFDHGRPAGRGADTLPGAKRLFLPLRTGRGMVGVVGLDGDKPGPLLTPDQRRLLDALADQGALAIERVHLVEDLDRARRSAETDRLRQALLSSLSHDLKTPLAAVLGSATTLRDLGDALDREAQGELLATIIDEAERLNRFIANLLDMTKLESGALAPNLAPHDLAEIVGTALARVAKILSPHRVDLALRPGLPPLSLDAVLMEQVLFNLLDNAAKYAPEGSRVRIEGWHETRHEGEAVVLAILDEGEGIPEGDEERIFDTFYRVRKRDRVRAGTGLGLAISRGFVEAMGGRITARNRPDRTGAVFTLTLPVPRAALEDAA, from the coding sequence ATGAGGGAGGGCATGAGGGACGACTTGCGCCCCTCGCCCGACGCTCTCCTGGCGCAGGCGCGCCGGGAGGCGCCCGGGCGCGGGCGTTTGAAGATCTTCCTCGGGGCGGCGCCGGGGGTCGGCAAGACCTACGAGATGCTGACCACGGCGCATGCCCGCCGCCGCGAGGGCATCGACGTGGTGGTGGGCGTGGTCGAGACCCACGGACGACCCGAGACCGAGGCCCTGGTCGCCGGGCTCGAGGTGCTGCCCCGCCGCGTCGTCGCCTATGGCGGCGGCACCCTCGACGAGATGGACCTCGACGGGCTCCTCGCGCGAAAACCCCGCCTGGCGCTGGTCGACGAGCTCGCCCACACCAACGCCCCGGGCTCGCGCCACCCGAAGCGCTACCTCGACGTCGAGGAACTGCTCCAGGCCGGCATCGACGTCCACACGACGCTCAACATCCAGCACGTCGAGAGCCTGAACGACGTGGTGGCGCAGATCACCCGGATCCGGGTGCGCGAGACCGTGCCGGATTCGATCCTCGACCGGGCCGACGACATCGAGGTCATCGACCTCTCCCCCGGCGACCTGATCCAGCGCCTGCACGAGGGCAAGGTCTACCTGCCGCGCCAGGCCGAGCGGGCGCTCAAGCACTACTTCTCCCCCGGCAACCTGACGGCGCTCCGCGAACTGGCCCTGCGCCGCACCGCCCAGCAGGTCGACGACCAGCTCGTCACCCACATGCGGGCCCACGCGATCCCCGGCCCCTGGGCGGCGGGCGAGCGGGTGCTGGTCTGCGTCAGCGAGGATCCGCGCTCGGCAGGCCTCGTGCGCACCGCCAAGCGCCTCGCCGACCGGCTGCGGGCGCCGTTCACGGCGCTGACCATCGAGAGCCGGCGCAGCGCTCATCTCGGCGAGGCCGAGCGCGACCGCATCGCCGACACGCTCCGGCTCGCCGAGCGGCTGGGGGGCGAGACCGCCACCCTGCCGAGCCAGGGCCGCATCGCCGACGACGTGGTGGCCTTCGCCCGCGAGCACAACGTCACCCACGTGGTGATCGGCAAGTCGACCCGCTCGCGCTGGTTCGAGCTCGTCAACGGCTCGGTGGTGCACGACCTCCTGCGCCGCTCCGGCCCGATCAGCGTCCTCGTCGTGGCCGGCGAGGAGGCGGCCGGCGCGCCGGCCGCCCACAAGGGCGTGCGCACCGCTCCCCCGCCGCGGCCCGGCCCCCTGCCCTATCTCGCGGCGCTCGCCACGGTGGCGGGCGCCCTGGGGCTCGGCCTCGTGCTGCAATCGTCGCTCGGCCACGAGAGCACCGACCTCGTCTTCCTCACCGCCGTGGTGGCGGTGGCGGTGCGGTTCGGGCTGTATCCGTCGCTCGCCGCGGTCCTGGCCTCGTCGCTCGCCTACAACTTCTTCTTCCTGCCGCCGCTCTACACCTTCACCATCGCCGACCCGACCAACGTCGTCGCGCTGTTCTTCTTCACCCTGGTGGCGGTGGTGGTCTCGAACCTCGCCGGCCGCGTGCGGGCCGAGGCGACGATCTCGGGGGCGCGCTCGCGGGCGACGGAGGCGCTCTACGGCTTCTCGCGCAAGCTCGCGAGCTGCGGCACCCTCGACGACGTGCTCTGGGCCACCGCCTACCAGATCGCCCTGATGCTGCGGCTGCGGGTGGTGCTGCTGCTGCCGGAGACGGGTGGCGTGAATGCGGGCACCGTCACCGTGATGGCCGGCTATCCGCCGGAGGATTTCCTCGACGAGGCCGACCTCGCGGCGGCGAAATGGACCTTCGACCACGGCCGCCCGGCAGGCCGCGGCGCCGACACCCTGCCGGGCGCCAAGCGCCTGTTCCTGCCCCTGCGCACCGGCCGCGGCATGGTCGGGGTGGTCGGGCTCGACGGCGACAAGCCGGGGCCGCTCCTCACCCCCGACCAGCGCCGGCTCCTCGATGCGCTGGCCGACCAGGGCGCGCTCGCCATCGAGCGGGTCCACCTCGTCGAGGACCTCGACCGCGCCCGGCGCTCGGCCGAGACCGACCGCCTGCGCCAGGCGCTGCTGTCGTCGCTCTCGCACGACCTCAAGACCCCGCTCGCCGCGGTGCTCGGCTCGGCCACGACCCTGCGCGACCTCGGGGACGCCCTCGACCGGGAGGCGCAAGGGGAATTGCTCGCCACCATCATCGACGAGGCCGAGCGCCTGAACCGCTTCATCGCCAACCTCCTCGACATGACGAAGCTCGAATCCGGCGCGCTGGCGCCGAACCTCGCTCCCCACGACCTCGCCGAGATCGTCGGGACGGCGCTCGCGCGCGTGGCCAAGATCCTCTCCCCCCACCGCGTCGACCTGGCGCTGCGGCCCGGCCTGCCGCCCTTGAGCCTCGACGCGGTGCTGATGGAGCAGGTGCTGTTCAACCTCCTCGACAACGCCGCCAAATACGCGCCCGAGGGCAGCCGGGTGCGGATCGAGGGATGGCACGAGACGCGGCACGAGGGTGAGGCGGTGGTCCTGGCGATCCTCGACGAGGGCGAGGGCATCCCGGAGGGCGACGAGGAGCGGATCTTCGACACCTTCTACCGGGTGAGGAAGCGCGACCGGGTCCGGGCCGGGACGGGTCTGGGCCTTGCCATCTCCCGCGGCTTCGTCGAGGCGATGGGCGGGCGGATCACCGCCCGCAACCGCCCGGACCGGACCGGTGCAGTCTTCACCCTGACCCTGCCGGTGCCCCGCGCCGCCCTGGAGGACGCCGCGTGA
- a CDS encoding response regulator transcription factor, which produces MTNDPRILVIDDEPPIRKLLRVGLGSQGYAVAEAHNGRTALDLLEQEPFALVILDLGLPDIAGHALLAQIRARKPDLPVIVLSSRDDEAGKVEALDLGADDYVTKPFGMNELLARMRNALRHQLAVGGERPLFRAGELTVDLVRRIVRVGEREVKLSPKEYDVLRLLVHHAGKVLTHAHLLREVWGSAADPHYLRVYVRQLRQKLEPEPERPRYILTETGVGYRMRAPD; this is translated from the coding sequence GTGACGAACGACCCCCGCATCCTGGTGATCGACGACGAGCCGCCGATCCGCAAGCTGCTGCGGGTCGGCCTCGGCAGCCAGGGCTACGCGGTGGCGGAGGCGCATAACGGCCGCACCGCCCTCGACCTCCTGGAGCAGGAGCCGTTTGCCCTCGTCATCCTCGATCTCGGCCTGCCCGACATCGCCGGCCACGCGCTCTTGGCGCAGATCCGCGCCCGCAAGCCCGACCTGCCGGTGATCGTGCTGTCGAGCCGCGACGACGAGGCCGGCAAGGTCGAGGCGCTCGATCTCGGGGCGGACGACTACGTCACCAAGCCCTTCGGCATGAACGAGTTGCTGGCCCGGATGCGCAACGCGCTCCGCCACCAGCTCGCGGTCGGCGGCGAGCGCCCTCTCTTCCGGGCCGGCGAGCTCACGGTCGATCTCGTGCGCCGCATCGTCCGGGTGGGCGAGCGCGAGGTGAAGCTGTCGCCGAAGGAATACGACGTGCTGCGCCTGCTGGTGCATCATGCCGGCAAGGTGCTCACCCATGCCCACCTGCTGCGCGAGGTCTGGGGCAGCGCCGCCGACCCGCACTATCTCCGGGTCTACGTGCGCCAGCTGCGCCAGAAGCTCGAGCCCGAGCCCGAGCGCCCGCGCTACATCCTGACCGAGACCGGCGTCGGCTACCGGATGCGGGCGCCGGATTGA
- a CDS encoding K(+)-transporting ATPase subunit C, whose protein sequence is MLRHIRPALVLLTGLTLVTGLAYPLAMTGLAERLFPVQAQGSLVRNADGTLVGSALVGQSFTSARYFHGRPSATVAPDPADASKTVAAPYNAANSGGANLGPTNPALIDRVKTDLAALKAENPTDPVPQDLVTTSGSGLDPDVSPEAALFQVPRVAKARGVPEDALRALVAERVQEPSLGFLGERRVNVLALNRALDAQQAR, encoded by the coding sequence ATGCTCCGGCACATTCGCCCCGCCCTCGTGCTCCTCACCGGCCTGACCCTCGTCACCGGCCTCGCCTATCCGCTGGCCATGACGGGCCTCGCCGAGCGGCTCTTCCCGGTCCAGGCGCAAGGCAGCCTCGTCCGCAACGCGGACGGCACGCTCGTCGGCTCCGCCCTCGTCGGGCAGAGCTTCACCAGCGCGCGCTACTTCCACGGCCGCCCCTCGGCGACCGTGGCGCCCGATCCCGCCGACGCCTCGAAGACCGTGGCGGCGCCCTACAACGCCGCCAATTCCGGCGGCGCCAATCTCGGGCCCACCAACCCGGCGCTGATCGACCGGGTGAAGACCGACCTCGCGGCGCTGAAGGCCGAGAACCCGACCGACCCGGTGCCGCAGGACCTCGTCACCACCTCGGGCTCGGGGCTCGACCCGGACGTCTCGCCCGAGGCCGCCCTGTTCCAGGTGCCCCGCGTCGCGAAGGCCCGCGGCGTTCCCGAGGATGCTCTGCGCGCCCTCGTCGCGGAGAGAGTCCAGGAGCCGAGCCTCGGCTTCCTCGGCGAGCGGCGGGTCAACGTGCTCGCCCTCAACCGCGCGCTCGACGCGCAACAGGCCCGATGA
- a CDS encoding RNA polymerase sigma factor region1.1 domain-containing protein, with the protein MQAAFDRTTLDRLIALGKSRGGLTPDDLRRALPVDRMSAEDIALVLIELEEAGISVDPDEIVMTSGRPLPPAGAVRLPEPGAPEAAPPAAAPTTASPVASPPEIRAAPPPEPQGGAHRAVVWAGVAALVLVLVVLALWAGRG; encoded by the coding sequence ATGCAGGCCGCCTTCGACCGCACGACCCTCGACCGCCTGATCGCCTTAGGGAAGAGCCGGGGCGGCCTCACCCCCGACGACCTGCGCCGCGCCCTGCCGGTGGACCGGATGAGCGCCGAGGACATCGCCCTGGTGCTGATCGAGCTGGAGGAGGCCGGGATTTCGGTCGATCCGGACGAGATCGTGATGACATCCGGCCGGCCGCTCCCACCTGCCGGCGCGGTCCGGCTGCCGGAGCCGGGGGCGCCCGAGGCGGCTCCGCCCGCCGCCGCACCGACGACGGCCTCGCCGGTTGCAAGCCCGCCGGAGATCCGCGCCGCGCCGCCCCCGGAGCCCCAGGGCGGCGCGCACCGGGCGGTGGTGTGGGCGGGCGTGGCGGCGCTCGTCCTCGTGCTCGTCGTGCTGGCGCTGTGGGCGGGGCGGGGGTGA